In the genome of Candidatus Dormiibacterota bacterium, one region contains:
- a CDS encoding maleylpyruvate isomerase family mycothiol-dependent enzyme: protein MAASDPWPLIHAERAALAADLEPLPESRWATPSLCTGWSVRDVLAHMTATAKLTPPAFFVRLAGSGFRFNAMVAREVVAERGDSGADALGRFRAQLSATSHPPGPIDAMIGECVLHGEDIRRPLGIAHAYPAEVVARSADFYKGSNLLLGTKRRIAGLTLRATDQEWSTGTGPDVTGPAVSLLLAMTGRPAGLVGLAGEGLPTLAGRLGAEPA, encoded by the coding sequence GTGGCTGCCTCGGACCCCTGGCCGCTCATCCACGCCGAGCGCGCCGCCCTCGCCGCCGACCTCGAGCCTCTGCCCGAGTCGCGCTGGGCGACGCCCTCGCTCTGCACGGGGTGGTCGGTGCGCGACGTCCTCGCCCACATGACGGCGACCGCGAAGCTCACCCCGCCGGCGTTCTTCGTGCGGCTCGCCGGCTCCGGCTTCCGCTTCAACGCGATGGTGGCCAGGGAGGTCGTCGCCGAGCGGGGGGACAGCGGCGCCGACGCGCTCGGCCGCTTCCGGGCGCAGCTGAGCGCCACCAGCCATCCCCCCGGGCCGATCGACGCGATGATCGGCGAGTGCGTCCTCCACGGCGAGGACATCCGCCGCCCGCTCGGCATCGCCCACGCCTATCCGGCGGAGGTGGTGGCCCGCAGCGCCGACTTCTACAAGGGCTCCAACCTGCTGCTGGGGACCAAGAGGCGGATCGCCGGCCTCACCCTGCGCGCCACCGACCAGGAGTGGTCGACGGGGACCGGGCCCGACGTGACCGGGCCGGCGGTGTCGCTGCTGCTGGCCATGACCGGCCGCCCCGCCGGGCTCGTCGGGCTCGCCGGGGAGGGCCTGCCGACGCTGGCGGGCCGGCTCGGGGCCGAGCCGGCATGA
- a CDS encoding hemolysin III family protein codes for MEMEGGADQGAPRAALLVVPRLRGVIHQYAFFAALLIGATLIGVASSGRARTAVAIYAAGLAGCLGTSALYHRGHWSPGVRAWLCRLDHSMIFVLIAGTYTPVCMLALSGTLGTAMLVTVWVGAAVGIVMTLVWWRPPALAEVLPYIVLGWVAIVALPQLGAALGWLALLLLFAGGALYTVGAVIYGLERPDPFPKVFGYHEIFHCFTIAAAGAHLAVVTLLLARA; via the coding sequence ATGGAGATGGAGGGCGGGGCTGACCAGGGCGCGCCGCGGGCCGCGCTGCTGGTGGTGCCCCGGCTGCGGGGCGTCATCCACCAGTACGCGTTCTTCGCCGCGCTGCTCATCGGCGCGACCCTGATCGGGGTGGCGTCCTCGGGACGTGCCCGGACGGCGGTGGCGATCTACGCCGCCGGCCTCGCCGGCTGCCTGGGGACGAGCGCGCTGTACCACCGCGGCCACTGGTCGCCCGGGGTCCGGGCATGGCTGTGCCGCCTCGACCACTCCATGATCTTCGTCCTCATCGCCGGCACCTACACGCCGGTCTGCATGCTCGCCCTCTCCGGCACCCTGGGGACGGCGATGCTCGTCACCGTCTGGGTGGGCGCCGCGGTCGGCATCGTCATGACCCTGGTCTGGTGGCGGCCACCGGCGCTCGCCGAGGTGCTGCCCTACATCGTGCTCGGCTGGGTGGCGATCGTCGCCCTGCCCCAGCTCGGCGCCGCGCTGGGATGGCTGGCGCTGCTGCTGCTGTTCGCCGGCGGCGCCCTCTACACCGTGGGGGCGGTGATCTACGGGCTGGAGCGGCCCGACCCCTTCCCGAAGGTCTTCGGCTACCACGAGATCTTCCACTGCTTCACCATCGCCGCAGCGGGCG